From the genome of Nicotiana sylvestris chromosome 1, ASM39365v2, whole genome shotgun sequence:
AAGGTCTTCttaacgtccatttgatgaatttcaaaaCCATAAACTGcggctaatgctactaacattttatggacgtaattcttgtaactagAGGGTATGTatcaaaataataaaaaccttctCGTTGTATATATCCTTTGACCACAAGTCTTACCTTATATTTATCACtagtgccatcatcttttattttcctcttaaaaatccatttaaaaCCCAACgatttatttccaggaggaagatcaaccaattcccatgtgtTGTTGtttaatatggattctatttcactattgactgcctctttacAAAATAAtaattccgaagaagacataactTCTTTAAAtattcgaggctcattttccaatgaagtagacgttctttgacgtttaccacgtcttggatcctcctgattaaatgtactttcttttatttcttcccgaggtcatttagatccttcaccaatcgactcatattcctttttatatggatatatattttcaaaaaactcaatattatctgattctataaccgtattattatgaatgtcgcgattttttaatttataaactagaaatcgatatgctttactattggtagCATATCTGATTCtgtaaccgtattattatgaatgtcgggattttttgatttatgaactagaaatcgatatgctttactattggtcgcatatcctatgaaaacacaatcgatggttttcggtcctatttttacccttttgggtttaggaacttgctcTTTTGCCAAACCCCCCACACTTtgaaataattcaagttgggcttccttcctttctatttttcatatggaatcgATTGTGTTTTGTTAttgggtactcgatttagtatccgGTAAGCCGTAAGAATGGTTTatccccacaagttctgtggcaaaccagaacttatcaacaatgcgttcattaTCACTTTTAATGAAcaattctttctttccgcaattccATTGGATTAGGGCATGTAAGGGCCGTTATTTAATGAATAATTCTATATTCTacacatatttcttcaaaaggagattcatattcaccacccctatcacttcttaccattttgattttcttgttaagttgcgcttcaacttcatttttgtattgcttgaatatgtctattgcttcatctttactactaagtaagtaaacatagcactATCGAGTACTGTCATCAATAAAAgctatgaaatacttctttccaccgcgagatggtattgacttcatgtcgcaaatatctgtgtgaattaagtctaaaagaTTTCAATTCCTCTCAACTAACTTATAAGGAtatttaacatacttagattccacacatatttggcattttgatttgtcgcattcaaacataatcaaaactttcaaattattcatttttcgcaaggttttataattgacatgtcccaaacgtatatgccataaatcatttgactcaagtaagtaagaagaagctgaaattttattattgtCAACAATCATAACATTCAGCTTAAAAAGACCCTCATTAAGGTAACATTTTCCTAAGTACATCTCGTTCTTACTTGTTACAACTTTGTCTGAAACAAAAATACACTTAAACTCATTCTTGACGAGAAGTCCAGCATAGACTAAGTTCTTCCTGATCTCGGAAACTTGAAAGACGTTGTTCAGAGTCaccaccttgccagaagtcattttCAGAAATATCTTGCCACATCCTTCAATTTTGGCTGTTGCAGAATTTCCCATAGAAAGCGTCTTTTCGGGTCCAACTGGAGCATATATAGCAAACGCTTCTCTAACAGCACAAACATGACGAGTgtctccagaatcaatccaccactccttataATTTCCCAttaggttgcattcagaaagcatatcACATAAGACATCAATATCTTCGTgtttttcaaccatgtttgcttgatcCTTCTTCTCGTCTTTCCTTGGAGCACGACAATCTGCAGATTTGTGTCCAGCTTTCCCACAGTCATAGCAATTTCcgttgaaccgcttcttgcttgggttgcttttcagtccagaagccttcttcctctttctaTTATTTTGAGGATCATCCTTAACaatgtttgctcccattattgttgggTTTCCACACCCTTTCTTTTCAGTAGCTTTGTTGTCATCTTTGATTCTCAACcaaacaatgagatcttcaagcgaCATCTCCTTGcatttgtgtttcaagtagtttttgaagtccttctaCAAAGGAGGCAATCAATCATCGCTGCAACTTAGAATGCTTCactgatgacaagaccttcagtgaaaattctgttagtaaaaataatataattaatacTTTTAACATCAGTATTAATTCAACTTATGTATTCAccaaggagatcgtgaataatcacttgcaattcctggacttgggtaataacagacttgttagctaccattttgtagtccaaaaatttagcgacaacgaatttcttcaacccagcatcttcagttttgtatttcctTTCAAGAGCAATCCAAAGTTCCTTTGACGTCTCCATATTACTGTAGACGTTATACAAATTGTCCTCGAGTCCGCTAATAATATAATTCTTGCATAGAAAATCATAATGCTTCCATTTATTGTCTAGAGTTTCGTCTGGCAGAACAGGAACACTTTCCTTAATGAACTTCTGTAGACTTAAAGTCGTCAAGTAGAAGAATATCTTCTGATGCCACCTTTTGAAATCAGTTCCGGAAAATTTTCTGGATTTTTCTGCCAGTGCCACTGCTGGTGTTGTTCagcttgtcgatgcattggcagtCACCATAGGAACAGTCTGGTTACCATTGTCATTCGTCATTTCtataaaagaatgacacaaacaaacgtttaataaacggtaaagtttttatatcttcaaacCGAATAAAACTCGAGTAGAAAATCACGTAAATTTTAATCTCCAATGAAGTAGAAAATAGCCACGAAGGCTTTAATCTCCAAACCGGGAGtaaaaaaccacaaaggttttagtcTCCAGAACAGTGAgtataacacaaatacagaaaatatTAAGTTCCTTAAGCTTATTAATATCTGTATTTGTAAAAATAGTTTTGGAGAAGATAAAATAACGTATAAACATAAATGTAAAAGAAATAGAATTTAATCCAAGTCCACTGAAATTTAATCCTCTCCTAGTACCcgaggttgtggattattttctcccaggatagaacgaattacacactggtgtagcggtactttaAACCCcaatgtttcagcgaacacaatgatcagtagcaaatcacacttgctattatttttttttgtagttaaaacaatgcagaagaaagGAGGAGAATTCAGAATTTCGTATCGAACATCTGAGAGAATGGACTGTTATTTATAGCCAACATGTTGAGTTCaaaatgaagaggtgcaactcttcaggtGTCAGTTGTTATTGTTCACGTAAAACGGCCATAACGTAAATGGTCATTTACGCAAATAAAACGGGCAGAGGAAACTTTATTTTCTGTTACAGAAAATGGACAATTgcattaatatttactattaacaaataaatttggtccaaaaaattaattaatcaatcatttgaccgaaaccgaagccgagcgacgacggcgcgaggcttgccttcttcttaactctttaggGGCTAAAAGAAAAACAATTGTATATCTACCCATCAAAAATCTTTTActcctccaatatgggacaatatcCCTTCGTCAAGGAGGaaaactcaaatattttatttttcctccATTACTCGTTCACCatcttttaagctaaaatagctTTAAAACCCCAACAGTATATGCCGACCGATAAACAAGTACTAAGGAATGGACAATCTACTTAATTGTCGATGTTTTATCACACTAATTTGATTATTTCGAATCAACGAAAACGTAAAGAATTCAATGGAGCTTATTTGAATCTATACGAACTCTGCACAGAATCTCAATGATGAGCACCTAGAAAATATATTACTAAGTTGGTGAAGAGCAGGAGAAAATGCACATTTACAGGCAATATAATATTGACCAATAATTCTTTGACAAAATGTCAATAAATgaattataataataaataaataaaaactatgATGCGCCTTATTTTAATCAGGTACGCGTCTCAACCAGAAATTCTTGAGACCAAAACAACATGAGAAAGATGGAGCAATTTTGTCATATATTCTGTTTATAAACATCTCAAGTGTCAAAACGGgctaattttaaaaagaaaaatatacttcaatctAAAATATATACTAGAATACAAATGTTGATGGACAATTTTCCATTTCTGGATGACCTAAAAATCATGAACAAAATTAAGCTATTTCAACTCTTGCTTTTAGCTTTTCTTTATTACATTACATTCCAATGGAATAATAATTTGAAAATTAATCATAAGAGCTAAAAATAATTATGGCAAGCAACTGTCACacacaaaagaataaaaattgaaTAAACAAGATAATTTATAACTATGCAAGTcaggaaaagaaaaaagtaaaAGGACAGcacattaaagaaaaaaaatcattatTGAGCCAAGTTTTCAATAGAATTATGGATTATTAAGCCAAGATTTCAATAGAATCGAGTCTAATAGCTTGTTTGGCCTAAGATTTTTCAAattcaaaagcatttttttcaacaaaaaaaagtactattttttttcaaagttgaagtgtttggtcaagtttttagaagaaaaaagtgcttttaagtagAAGTAGAAATAGTTTTGGAGAAGTAGAAAGTTGTATCTTctccccaaaaatatttttttgaaaagcacttttgagaaaaatacacataGAAACACTTTTTacaagtttggccaaacactaattgcttctcaaaagtatttttcaaattaattagccaaacacaaactgcttcttaTTAGAAGTACTTACGAGAAAAAGCacttttttaaaaattacttctcaaaataagctgattttttaaGGTAGGCAAAACATGCTATAAATGTCTAATAAATTTTGATGTGGCACAAATTCAATAGCCCGTTTGGAAACaagaatttttttacttttttttctaaaaaaaatcaattttttcgAAACTAgtttttggccataaaattttcagtcatatcactcacaaaactttaaAAACAATCAATAATATTCATGTCCAGACACAACTCTAATTTTGAAATACCATCTTCACTttaaaaaaatcaatttttttggaatttttactttttttgaaattttacaattcatATGTCCAAATGCCCACCAATCAATCAgacagaaataaaataaaataaaataaaataaaaaagaagaagaagaaatagagaGTCACTTCTTtgaagtgaaaagaaaaaaagtaaaacATACTGAGACAGCCAAGTGGCCAAGTAAAAGACAAAGTAGCTCATTGTACACCGCTAATTCATTCACGTAAAAAATAATTTACGATCGGTCCCTCAAATAGGTATAAATAACAAATTGAGTCTATGAGATTTCGCAGAGGTACAAACGGAGCTGAATTTTGCAGTAGCAGAAAGTGTTGAGCATGTGTGTGGGGAATCTTGACTAGTGGCCCCTTCTGTTTCCTCCATTCTGTTTTTTCCGCCATTAAAAGATTTGACAATACATCTCAACTCCCCCTTTTTAGCCCTTTCTAGGGTTCCTCTTTTTTCATTACCTCTGACcccattttctctctttttctctcctcTTCATCAGACTCTGCTTCACTGTAAGtgctttcttttgtctttttcagTTATTCTTTATGATTTAAACTCTCAAATTCAATTCAATTTTACTGCTCTATTGATGATTTGGCAACATCTGGATACATGATTTCTGTGTTTCTTGTGTTTTCTGAAGAGAGATAcgttttgatttattttttttttgtcagaatttcaatttcaagatTTGGGTTTTCCTTGAAAATTATAATTATGCTACTTTTTGTGCTAAAG
Proteins encoded in this window:
- the LOC138878127 gene encoding uncharacterized protein; this encodes MTNDNGNQTVPMKFIKESVPVLPDETLDNKWKHYDFLCKNYIISGLEDNLYNVYSNMETSKELWIALERKYKTEDAGLKKFVVAKFLDYKMVANKSVITQVQELQKDFKNYLKHKCKEMSLEDLIVWLRIKDDNKATEKKGCGNPTIMGANIVKDDPQNNRKRKKASGLKSNPSKKRFNGNCYDCGKAGHKSADCRAPRKDEKKDQANMVEKHEDIDVLCDMLSECNLMGNYKEWWIDSGDTRHVCAVREAFAIYAPVGPEKTLSMGNSATAKIEGCGKIFLKMTSGKVVTLNNVFQVSEIRKNLVYAGLLVKNEFKCIFVSDKVVTSKNEIYVGCIFAELVTKQGESELQQLLYIFRLLGTPNEDSGPRLLS